The DNA window GTCCACGTCGCTGTCCTCGCGCCGTTCGGTGCCGAGGCTCACGCCGCCACCCCCCGTTCGGCGGCGACGTCGGATCCGCAGTCCCGGACGGCGTCGAGCATCGCGGCGACGTCGTCGAGCGTCGCGGTCGGATTCAGGAGCGTGAACTTCAGGCTCGTCACTCCGCCGACATCGGTGCGCGCTACGACCGCGCGGCCGTCTCGGAGGAGTTCGCTCCGAACTGCGGCGTTCAGCCGACTCACGGCCGCGTCGTCCATCCCCTCCCGCGGCCGGTAGCGGAAGACGACGGCGTTCAGCGTCGGCTCGGCCAGCAGTTCGAAGTCGTCGGCCGCGGCCACGAGTTCCGCGGCCTCGTCGGCCAGTTCGAGGGTCCGGTCGACGAGAGTCGCGAGCCCGCTCCGTCCGAGGGCGCGGAACGCGACGTAGGGTTTCAAGGCGTCGAAGCGGCGCGTCGTCTGGACCGACTTCGCGACGAGGTTCGGGACGCCGGCCTCGTCGTGTTCTTCGGGGTTGAGGTACGCGGCGTTGCGGGCCATCCACTCGAAGTCGTCGCCGTCGCGGAGCAGGAACGCCCCGCAACTGATGGGTTGGTAGAACAGCTTGTGGAAGTCGACGGCGACGGAGTCGGCCCGCTCGATTCCGTCGATGAGGTGGCCGTGGTCGTCGCTCACGGCGAGGGCGCCGCCGTAGGCCGCGTCCACGTGGAACCACAGGTCGCGCTCGGCGGCCCGGTCGGCGAGGGCCGCGAGGGGGTCGACGCTGCCGAAGTCGGTGGTCCCCGCGGTGCCGACGAGGGCGAACGGGTCGGCGTCCCGGTCGTCGAGTTCGGCGAGCGTCGAATCGAGCGCGTCCGGGTCCATCCGGCGGTCGTCGTCGGTCGGGACGGTGACCACCGCACGTTCCCCGAGTCCGAGGTGGTGTGCGGCCTGCTTCCCGGTGAAGTGCGCCTCCTCAGAGCAGAGGATGCGGAGCGATTCGGCGTCCGCCGGGAGGCCGTCGGCCTGCACGTTCCGACCGAAGCGCCGGTCGCAGTGGCGGTCGCGGGCGAGAAGCAGGGCCTGAAAGTTCGACTGGGTGCCGCCGCTCGTGAAGACGCCGTCCGCGCCCGACGGGAGGCCGAACAGGTCGCAGAGCGCGCCGACGACTCGCTCTTCGAGAACCGTCGCGGCGGGCGCTTGGTCGAAGGAGTCGAGCGACTGGTTCGTCGCGGTCAAAAGAGCCTCCGCGACCAGTCCGGGAATCATCGGCGGGCACTGGAGGTGGGCCGCACACCGGGGGTTCGACGTGCCGACGGAGTGGGCCAGAACGCGCTCCGACACCTCGTCTATCGCCGCGTCGAGACCCCGCCCGTCCTCGGGGACGACGGGGTCGTCGAACTGCGCGGCGAGGGCGTCCGGCGACGCTCCCGAGTAGGGGTCGTCGCCGTCGGCGAACGAGTCGAGGACGGCATCGACCGCCCGGCCCATCGCCTCGCGGTACGCCGCGTCGCCTCCGTCGCTCCCGAGGAACAGTTCGTCGGCGCTCATGCGGTCACCTCCCGCGTCGAGCGCCGTCCGTCGGCGACGGCCGCGACGGCCTCGTCGAAGATAGCCGCCACGTCGTCCGCCTGTTCCTCGGAGAGTATCAACGGCGGGAGGAAGCGCGCGGTGGCGCTCCCGCGCCCGCCGAGTTCGATGATGAGTCCGCGCTCGAAGCACTCCGCTTGGACCGCCTCGGCGAAGTCGCCGTCCGGCGCGTGCGGGCCCGGCCCCCGCCAGTCGTCGTCCTCGGCGACGAACTCGACGCCGAGCATGAGACCCCGACCGCGAACGTCGCCGACGGCGTCGAATCGGTCGGCGGTGGATTCGAGGCGCTCGCGCAGGCGCGCACCGACCTCGGCGGCGCGGTCGTCGAGGTCGTGTTCGAGGACGTAGTCGATGGTCGCCTCGCCGGCGGCCATCGCGAGTTGGTTCCCCCGGAAGGTGCCGGCGTGGGCGCCCGGTTCCCAGACGTCGAGCGACTCGTCGTAGACGACCACCGCCAACGGGAGGCCGCCCCCGACGGCCTTCGAGAGGGTGACCACGTCGGGCGTGATGTCCGCGTGTTCGAAGGCGTACAACTCGCCCGTGCGACCGAGCCCCGCCTGAATCTCGTCTAAAATCAGGGGGATGTCGCGCTCGCGGGTGATGCGGCGCATCTCGCGGAGCCACTCGTCCGGCGCTGGCACCGCGCCCGCCTCGCCTTGGACCGGTTCGAGAATCATCCCCGCGGGCTCGGTGATGCCGCTCTCGGGGTCGTCGAGGAGGTTTTCGACGTACCGGCTCGCGATGCGGTGCCCCTCCTCGCCGCCGACGCCGAAGGGACAGCGGTAGTCGTAGGGGTACGGGAGGTGGTGAACGTCGCTCGTCACCCCGGAGATGGGCTCTTTGGCGTCGGTGTCGCCCATCAAGCTGAGCGCGCCGCTCGTCATCCCGTGGTA is part of the Halopelagius longus genome and encodes:
- a CDS encoding diaminobutyrate--2-oxoglutarate transaminase; its protein translation is MSYLEGGNERILTQQAERESSARTYPRHLPLAIREAHGVTVTDMDGNEYYDCLAGAGTLALGHNHPRVVEAMERTLNADRPLHTLDISTPAKERFVDSLFDSLPSAFADSAKVQFCSPAGTDAVEAALKLVKTATGNGSVLGFQGAYHGMTSGALSLMGDTDAKEPISGVTSDVHHLPYPYDYRCPFGVGGEEGHRIASRYVENLLDDPESGITEPAGMILEPVQGEAGAVPAPDEWLREMRRITRERDIPLILDEIQAGLGRTGELYAFEHADITPDVVTLSKAVGGGLPLAVVVYDESLDVWEPGAHAGTFRGNQLAMAAGEATIDYVLEHDLDDRAAEVGARLRERLESTADRFDAVGDVRGRGLMLGVEFVAEDDDWRGPGPHAPDGDFAEAVQAECFERGLIIELGGRGSATARFLPPLILSEEQADDVAAIFDEAVAAVADGRRSTREVTA
- a CDS encoding pyridoxal phosphate-dependent decarboxylase family protein: MSADELFLGSDGGDAAYREAMGRAVDAVLDSFADGDDPYSGASPDALAAQFDDPVVPEDGRGLDAAIDEVSERVLAHSVGTSNPRCAAHLQCPPMIPGLVAEALLTATNQSLDSFDQAPAATVLEERVVGALCDLFGLPSGADGVFTSGGTQSNFQALLLARDRHCDRRFGRNVQADGLPADAESLRILCSEEAHFTGKQAAHHLGLGERAVVTVPTDDDRRMDPDALDSTLAELDDRDADPFALVGTAGTTDFGSVDPLAALADRAAERDLWFHVDAAYGGALAVSDDHGHLIDGIERADSVAVDFHKLFYQPISCGAFLLRDGDDFEWMARNAAYLNPEEHDEAGVPNLVAKSVQTTRRFDALKPYVAFRALGRSGLATLVDRTLELADEAAELVAAADDFELLAEPTLNAVVFRYRPREGMDDAAVSRLNAAVRSELLRDGRAVVARTDVGGVTSLKFTLLNPTATLDDVAAMLDAVRDCGSDVAAERGVAA